A stretch of the Larus michahellis unplaced genomic scaffold, bLarMic1.1 SCAFFOLD_557, whole genome shotgun sequence genome encodes the following:
- the LOC141736786 gene encoding TBC1 domain family member 17-like, which translates to MAPPHPPPGWRGGFRLALGEVGGLRRSPPGLHRPFLVLLPRGGPCPPPLHFPRGGPRKLLRLLGTRLRPSPRDPRLLLVTPPDGPDPPPQPPSPGLVTRLLQGPYAATLGGLSRLVGGGRGHAPPPCAQGAEPELEPEPPFEVIACVRLGPRPSPPRGPPVTSEEWGRSHDAEGRSLDPEGLRQRLFRGGLSPEVRPEGWRRLLGLLPWGGAASDPPERDWRADYFRMKLQWVSLSPGQQRRNSPFRRYRRRLERDLARCHPHAPGAERRLLRDVLLTHCMFHFDLGYVRGMSEVLGPLLSVAPDEVEAFWVFSRLMELVGSNFGPGREGLKRQLGQLGQLVRVVDPELCPRLEAEGTRGCCRRWLQLRFQPPLGLEGTLRLWEVLWTGLPCPNFHLLLVCALLEMAGDGGDVGDIGDTGDVGDTRDIGDIGDIGDTGEDWDTDSDEDSDDWDEPPPGRRPALEAGEVLTRAEGLFLQLAAAPVSPPPGHPRTPPPGHTPPPRGHPPPPPGTPPLPP; encoded by the exons atggcccccccacacccccccccaggctggcGGGGGGGGTTCCGCCTGGCgctgggggaagtgggggggctgcggcggaGCCCCCCCGGGTTGCACCGACCCTTCCTGGTGCTGCTGCcgcggggggggccctgccccccccccttgcATTTCCCACGGGGGGGGCCCCGAAAGCTGCTGCGGCTCTTGGGGACCCGCCTGCGCCC gagcccgCGGGACCCCCGGCTGCTGCTGGTGACCCCCCCCGACGGGCCCgacccccccccgcaacccccgtCCCCCGGCCTCGTCACC cggCTGCTGCAGGGTCCCTACGCCGCCACCTTGGGGGGGCTGAGCCgcctggtgggggggggcagaggccacgccccccccccctgCGCGCAGGGGGCGGAGCCAGAGCTGGAGCCGGAGCCACCCTTTGAGGTCATCGCCTGC GTGAGGCTggggccccgcccctcccccccgcgGGGGCCGCCGGTGACGTCAGAGGAGTGGGGGCGGAGCCACGACGCCGAGGGGCGGAGCCTGGATCCGGAAGGGCTGCGGCAACGCCTTTTccggggg GGGCTGAGCCCCGAGGTGCGGCCCGAGGGCTGGCggcggctgctggggctgctgccgtGGGGGGGGGCAGCCTCCGACCCCCCCGAGCGCGactggag GGCCGACTATTTCCGCATGAAGCTGCAGTGGGTGTCGCTCAGCCCCGGGCAGCAGCGCAGGAACAGCCCCTTCCGCCGCTACCGCCGCCGCCTGG AGCGGGACCTGGCCCGGTGTCACCCCCACGCCCCCGGGGCCGAGCGGCGGCTGCTGCGCGACGTGCTGCTGACCCACTGCATGTTCCACTTCGACCTGG ggtacGTGCGGGGGATGAGCGAGGTGCTGGGGCCCCTCCTCAGCGTCGCCCCCGACGAGGTCGAGGCCTTTTGGGTCTTCTCCCGCCTCATGGAGCTGGtg gGAAGCAAtttcgggccgggccgggaggggcTGAAGCGGCAACTGGGGCAACTGGGGCAACTGGTGCGAGTGGTGGACCCCGAGCTCTGCCCCCGCCTGG aggccgagggcacccgtgggtgctgccGCCGCTGGCTCCAGCTGCGCTTCCAGCCCCCCCTGGGACTGGAGGGGACACTGCGCCTCTGGGAG gtgCTGTGGacggggctgccctgccccaaCTTCCACCTGCTGCTGGTCTGCGCCCTCCTGGAGatggcgggggacgggggggacgttggggacatcggggacaccgGAGAtgtgggggacaccagggacattggggacattggggacattggggacaccggCGAGGACTGGGACACGGACAGCGACGAGGACAGCGACGACTGGGATGAG cccccccccgggcgGAGGCCGGCGCTGGAGGCGGGGGAGGTGCTGACCCGCGCCGAGGGGCTCTTCCTGCAGCTGGCGGCCGCCCCCGtgagcccccccccgggacacccccggacaccccccccgggacacaccccccccccccggggacaccccccccccccaccggggacaccccccctcccaccG